From a single Falco peregrinus isolate bFalPer1 chromosome 10, bFalPer1.pri, whole genome shotgun sequence genomic region:
- the RPE65 gene encoding retinoid isomerohydrolase → MYSQVEHPAGGYKKLFETVEELSSPVTAHVTGRIPTWLRGSLLRCGPGLFEVGAEPFYHLFDGQALLHKFDFKEGHVTYHRRFVRTDAYVRAMTEKRIVITEFGTYAYPDPCKNIFSRFFSYFKGVEVTDNALVNVYPVGEDYYACTETNFITKINPDTLETIKQVDLCKYVSVNGATAHPHIENDGTVYNIGNCFGKNFALAYNIIRIPPLQADKEDPMNKSEVVVQFPCSDRFKPSYVHSFGLTSNYIVFVETPVKINLLKFLSSWSLWGANYMDCFESNETMGVWLHVAEKKKGRLLNIKYRTSAFNLFHHINTYEDNGFLIVDLCTWKGFEFVYNYLYLANLRANWDEVKRQAEKAPQPEARRYVLPLNIDKADTGKNLVTLPYTTATATLRSDETIWLEPEVIFSGPRHAFEFPQINYKKYGGKPYTYTYGLGLNHFVPDRLCKLNVKTKETWVWQEPDSYPSEPIFVSHPDALEEDDGVVLSIVISPGTGPKPAYLLILSAKDMSEVARAEVEVNIPVTFHGLFKRA, encoded by the exons ATGTACAGCCA AGTTGAGCATCCCGCTGGAGGCTACAAGAAGCTCTTTGAGACCGTGGAGGAGCTGTCCTCTCCAGTGACCGCCCACGTCACAG gcaggattCCCACCTGGCTGCGAGGAAGCCTCCTAAGATGTGGTCCTGGCTTGTTCGAGGTGGGTGCAGAGCCCTTCTACCACCTCTTCGATGGCCAGGCGCTCCTCCACAAGTTCGACTTCAAGGAGGGGCACGTTACCTACCACCGAAG gtTTGTCAGGACTGATGCTTACGTGAGAGCGATGACCGAAAAAAGGATCGTGATAACAGAATTTGGCACCTATGCATACCCAGACCCATGCAAGAACATCTTTTCCAG GTTTTTCTCATACTTCAAAGGTGTGGAGGTCACTGATAACGCCCTCGTTAATGTCTACCCTGTTGGTGAAGATTACTATGCTTGTACTGAGACCAACTTCATAACCAAAATTAACCCAGATACGTTAGAGACAATTAAGCAG GTGGATCTCTGTAAATACGTGTCCGTCAATGGGGCAACTGCTCATCCCCACATTGAAAACGACGGGACGGTTTACAACATTGGcaattgctttggaaaaaactTTGCGCTTGCCTATAACATCATACGGATTCCTCCACTTCAGGCAG ACAAGGAAGACCCGATGAACAAGTCGGAGGTGGTGGTGCAGTTCCCTTGCAGCGACAGGTTTAAGCCCTCTTACGTTCACAG CTTTGGGCTGACTTCAAACTACATAGTCTTTGTTGAAACACCAGTGAAAATCAACCTCCTCAAGTTCCTCTCCTCCTGGAGTCTTTGGGGAGCTAACTACATGGACTGCTTTGAGTCCAACGAAACCATGGGG GTCTGGCTTCATgtggcagagaaaaagaaaggcaggctCCTCAACATCAAATACCGCACCTCGGCCTTCAACCTCTTCCATCACATTAACACCTATGAAGATAACGGATTTCTGATCGTTGACCTCTGCACCTGGAAGGG GTTCGAGTTTGTTTACAATTACCTCTACTTAGCCAACTTGCGAGCAAACTGGGATGAAGTGAAACGACAGGCAGAGAAAGCCCCGCAGCCTGAAGCCCGCAGATATGTGCTGCCCCTGAACATTGACAAG GCTGACACGGGCAAGAACTTGGTCACCCTGCCCTACACGACAGCTACAGCAACGCTGCGCAGCGATGAGACCATCTGGCTGGAGCCAGAAGTTATTTTCTCAGGGCCGCGCCATG cctTTGAATTTCCACAGATCAATTACAAGAAATACGGTGGGAAACCTTACACGTATACATATGGGCTGGGGCTGAATCACTTTGTCCCAGACAGG CTTTGCAAGCTGAATGTTAAAACAAAGGAGACCTGGGTGTGGCAGGAGCCGGATTCCTACCCATCGGAGCCAATCTTCGTTTCCCATCCAGATGCCCTGGAGGAAGATGATG GGGTTGTGCTGAGCATCGTGATCAGCCCGGGCACAGGGCCGAAGCCCGCTTACCTCCTGATCCTGAGCGCCAAAGACATGAGTGAGGTGGCCAGGGCTGAAGTGGAGGTGAACATCCCCGTGACTTTCCACGGACTCTTCAAAAGAGCGTGA